A portion of the Oncorhynchus nerka isolate Pitt River linkage group LG27, Oner_Uvic_2.0, whole genome shotgun sequence genome contains these proteins:
- the LOC115111226 gene encoding interleukin-17A-like: MQQLQHLRLLLLCVLALRQGLCVPLGGQCVDESFCTSSLQEYHAQLVSLPNRLNERSVAAWNYVEKIDLNRVPPVLYEANCLESHSCKGLDSTLGLETIPITLRMPVLRKNPRCTSFSLEFEPINIACICATSRQSGFLTDRF; the protein is encoded by the exons ATGCAACAGCTCCAG CACCTGCGTCTGCTACTCCTGTGCGTGCTGGCCCTGCGTCAGGGCCTGTGTGTGCCCCTGGGTGGCCAGTGTGTGGACGAGAGCTTCTGCACTAGCAGCCTGCAGGAGTACCACGCACAGCTAGTCAGCCTGCCCAACCGCCTTAACGAACGCAGTGTAGCCGCCTGGAACTACGT GGAAAAAATTGACTTGAACCGGGTGCCTCCAGTCCTTTATGAAGCCAACTGCCTTGAAAGCCACTCCTGTAAGGGTCTGGACAGCACCCTCGGGTTAGAGACCATCCCCATCACTCTCAGGATGCCCGTGCTGAGGAAAAACCCCCGCTGTACCTCCTTCTCCCTGGAGTTCGAGCCCATCAATATAGCCTGTATATGCGCCACTTCCAGACAAAGTGGATTTCTAACCGATCGATTCTAA